CTGGCCCACGACGAGGATCTGGGGATTCTCCGGCGACCGTTCGTTCCTCGGCATCTCCATGCCGTCATTCTCTCGCACGGGTCCACCTCATCACCGCGCCGCCCCCTCACGGGGCCGATCCGCCGTTTAGACCCGACGGCGCAATCCGGAATGCCCGGTGTGCCAGGAGATGTGAGGCTGGTTTTCCTCGATCCTCCGTCGATCACGGCACCTGGGTTCCGGGAGGTCACCGGCGTGACTCCATGGCTGCGACGCACCCTCCGCCTCGCAGGGCTGCTGCTCGCCCTCGCGGCGGCCCTGCCCGCGTACGACGCACCCACCGCGCACGGCGCGGAGCCGGTCCCGCCGGCCTCCCGCGCGCCCGCGCCCCGGCCCGCCGCTCCCGTCACCGCCCCGGCCGCCACCGCCCCGGCGGGGCCGACGCCGGACCCGACCCCCCGCCGTCTCCCGGACCGCTCCGCGGAACACGCTCCCGTCCGCCTGCCGGAACTCCTCCCGGGCCGGCCACCGGCTTCCGCCTCCGCCGCGGCCCCCAGGCCGTCCCGGGCCGGGAGCCGGGCCGGTGAGGGCCGGATGCGGCCGGGCCGGCCGGAGGAACCGGAGACCGAGGACGAAGACCAAGGCGAAGGCGAAGGCGAAGGTACCGGGGACGGCGGGGACGGCACCGGGGACACCGGCACCGCCTCCCCGCAGGAGCCGGAGACCGCGGACGTCCCGGACGGGACACCGGCGGCCTCCGCCCCGCCCGAGGGGACCGCCCCGGATCCGGACCGGCAGCCGCAGCAGCCCCCGGCCCAGAACGCCGTCGGCCGGGGCGGGGTCCCCGCCGAACCCGTCCTGCGGATCCTGCCGCTGGGCAGCGGCCTGGTGCTGATCGGTCTCGGACTGGCCCTGGCGTTCGTGGGCCTCAGGGTGCGCAGGGACTGATCCGCGGCCGTGCCCGGCGGGGGCGCCGGGCGGGTGCCGGCGCGCCCGGCCGGCCCCGGCGCGGTCAGGGCGCGACCAGCAGCACCTTCCCGATGTGCCCGCTGGCCTCCACCACCCGGTGGGCCTCGGCCGCCTCCGGCATCGGCAGCTCGCGGTCGACGACCGGCCGCACCCGCCGCGTCGGCAGCAGCGGCCACACGTGCTCGTGCACGGCGGCCACGATGGCGGCCTTCTCGCTCAGCGGCCGGGCCCGCAGCGAGGTCGCGCTGATGGCGGCCCGCTTGCGCAGCAGCGCGCCGATGTTCAGCTCGCCCTGGGCACCGCCCTGCATGCCGATGATCGCGAGGCGTCCGTTGACGGCGAGCGCCCGGACGTTGCGGTCCAGGTACGCGGCGCCCATGTTGTCCAGGATGACGTCGGCGCCCGCGCCGTCCGTGGCCCGCTCGATCTCGGCGACGAAGTCCTGCTCGCGGTAGTTGATGAGCACGTCCGCGCCCAGGCCGGCGCAGTAGTCCAGCTTCTCCTTCGTCCCGGCCGTCACCGCGACCTTCGCGCCGACGGCCTTGGCCAGCTGGATCGCCATGGTGCCGATGCCACTGGAGCCGCCGTGCACGAGGAGGGTCTCGCCGGGGCGCAGGTGGGCGACCATGAAGACGTTGGACCAGACCGTGCACACCACCTCGGGGAGCGCCGCCGCCTGCTTGAGGTCGACGCCCTCGGGCACGGGCAGCAGCTGCCCCACCGGGACGGCGACCTTCTCGGCGTAGCCTCCGCCCGCGAGAAGCGCGCACACCTCGTCGCCGACGGCCCAGCCGGAGACGCCGGGGCCGAGCGCGGCGATCCTGCCGGAGCACTCCAGGCCGGGGTACGGGGAGGCGCCGGGCGGCGGGTCGTAGAAGCCCTGCCGTTGCAGGATGTCGGCACGGTTGACGGCGCCGGCCACCACCTCGACCAGCACCTCCCCCTCACCGGCGACCGGATCGGGGACCTCGTCCCACACCAGCGCCTCGGGACCACCAGGTTCGGGAATCGTGATCGCATGCATGCACGCGACGCTACTCCTCACGCGTGCCGTATCCCGGGCAGGCCCGCTCAATCGGAGGGCAACGGCCGGTTGTCCGGGGTGACCCGGGTGCCCGGGGCGGCACGGACGATGGCGATCAGACGGTCCGTCAGCTGGAGGGTGCCGACGGCCGGGTCGTCGTAGCCGAGCACCCGGTGACCGCGGATGACGCTCACCACGAGGTCGTCCGTCTCGCGCGGGGTCCGGCCCGCCTCGGCCCGGACCACGGGGCGTTCGACGATGTCCAGGCCACTGCCCTGCTGGATCAGGTCCTCCATGACCATGCCGGCGGCGGGACTGAGCATGGACAGCCCGAGCAGCCGGCCGGCCGCACCGGAGCTGGTGACGACGGCGTCGGCGCCGGACTGCTTGAGCAGCGGGACGTTCTCCTCCTCGCGCACGGCGGCCACGATCTTCGCGCCCCGGTTGAGCTGCCGGGCCGTCAGGGTGACCAGCACGGCGGTGTCGTCGCGCTGCGGGGCGACGATGATCTGCCGGGCCCTGTGCACCTCGGCCCGGACGAGGACCTCGGTGCGGGTGGCGTCGCCCATGACGCCCGCGTACCCCTCGGCGGTCGCCGCGTCGATCGCGCGGGAGCTGGGATCGACCACGACGACCTGCTCCTTCCTCAGTCCGGTCGCGCACACGGTCTGGACGGCCGACCTGCCCTTCGTGCCGAAGCCGATGACGACGGTGTGGTCGCGCAAGGCGGACCTCCAGCGGTTCAGGCGCCATTCCTCCCGGGTGCGTTCGGTGAGGACCTCCAGCGTGGTACCGACCAGGATGATCAGGAACAGTACGCGCAGGGGCGTGATGACGAGGGTGTTGGCCAGCCGGGCCCCGTCGCTGACCGGGGTGATGTCGCCGTATCCGGTGGTGGAGAGGGTGACGGTCGCGTAGTAGAAGGCGTCGAGCAGATCGACCGGACCGTCGGAGTCGTCGTGGTAGCCGGCGCGGTCTGCGTAGACGATCAGCGCGGTGGCGACCAGCACCAGCAGGGCCATCACCATGCGCCTGGCGACCTGGTGGACGGGGTGCCCCACCGCCTTCCCCGGGAGTTCCACCCGGTGGGTCACCCGGTGCTCGCCCGACCGGCGGGCGATGACGTCCTGGCCCGGGAGTTTCACGTGAAACACACCCCGATCCCGGCGGCCGCCCACGGCAGGTCCAGCAGTTCCGTCTCCTCCCCCGACCGGGCCCCGCCCGGCGGCACGACGGCCAGCGCGTCCGCGGCGGCGATTCCGCGCAGCATGGCCGGGCCGTTGTAGTGCAGCGGCACGGCATGGTCGCCGCGCAGCACCACGGGGACGAGCCGGGTGTCGTACGGGTGCCCGTGCATCGCCTCCCCGAGCGGCAGCGCGTACGGCTCGGGGGCGACGCGGGCGGCGAGGGCGCGCAGCAGGGGCTCGACGAGCGTCAGCAGGCCGGAGACGGCCGCGAGGGGATTGCCGGGCAGACCGACGAGGTGCTGGTCCTCCTTGGTGCGGGCCAGCAGCATGGGATGGCCGGGGCGCACTTCGACGCCGTCGACGAGGAGTTCGGCGCCGACGCGTTCCAGGATGGAGTGGACGTGGTCGACGGGTCCGGCGGCGGTGCCGCCGGTGGTGACGAGGAGGTCGGCCTTGGAGCCGGTGACGGCCCTGCGCAGGGCCCTGGCACCGTCGCCGAGCCGGCGCACGGCGGTGACCTCGGCGCCCATCGCGCGCAGCCAGGGCGGCAGCATGGGACCGAGCGCGTCGCGGATCAGCCCGTCCTGCGGGAGCCCCTCGGTGAGCAGCTCGTCGCCCAGGACCAGCAGTTCCACGCGGGGCCGGGGCACCGCGGTGACGGTGTCGTACCCGGCGGCCGCGGCGAGGCCCAGGACGGCGGGGGTGACGAGGGTGCCGGCGGGCAGCAGCCGGTCGCCGCTGCGGCACTCCTGGCCGCGCGGACGGATGTCCTTGCCGTGGCCCATCTCCCGGGTGGCGTGCAGCCTGCCCTGGGCGTCGGTGCGGCCGTGCTCGGTGCGCAGCACGGCGGTGGTGTCGGCCGGGATGCGGGCGCCGGTCGCGATGGGGACGGCCTCGCCGTCGGTCAGCGGTCCGGGCCGCGCGTGCCCGGCGAGCGCTTCCCCCTCCCGTACCTGCCAGGGGCCCGGTCCGGCGACCGCCCAGCCGTCCATCGCGGAGGTGTCGAAGGGGGGCAGGTCGGTGAGCGCGTCGAGGGGCGCGGCCAGGACCAGGCCGAGGGCGCCGGCGAGGGGCACGGAGACGGGAGCCCGGCGGGCACCGGAGCGGGCGGCCCGCGCGGCGATCTCCCGGGCCCGCGGCCAGGGTGTGGCCCGGTGGTGCTCGCACGGGTCCGACGGCCGCTCGCCGTGCGGGGCGGACGGGGCGGACGGGCGGCGGACGGGGCCGTCGTCCTGCGGTTTCCTCACGAGGGCCAGGGCCTCCTCGACGTCGAGGTCGTCGTGGTCCCCGGCGGGCGTCTGGGCCCGGGTGCCGGGGGCGGTCATCCGGCACCCGGGCCCACGGCGCCCCCACCGGTCCCACCGGTCCCGTCCTGGCGCAGCGCCAGCGCGGCGGCCTTGCGGGCCGCCGCCGCGACCGCTTCGGGGCCTCCCCCGGCCTGGGCGGCGGCGTAGCCGACGAGGAAGGTGGTCAGCGGCGCGGCGGGCCGGGCCACGCCGTGCGCGGCGTCGCGGGCCAGGTCGAGCAGGACGCCGGTGTCGACGTCCAGGTCGATGCCCAGCTCGTCCTTGACTGCGGAGATCCATTCATCCAACACGTGCCCATGCTCCCTGATGCGTGCCCTGGCGTTGACGAGGTCGTCCCAGGTGTCGCAGTCGAAGGACGCGAACGGGTCCGGGACACGGGTGAGGTCGAGGGCGCCGGTCAGCCGGCGCAGGGGCAGGCCGGCCAGGCCGCCGTGCGCGGCGGCGAGGTCCGCCAGCGCGCGGCGCAGCGCGGTGGTGCGGTAGGCGGCCACCAGCGGCTGGTCGCGGCCGTCGGCGTCGGTGAGCAGCGCACCGTCGGCGCCGGTGTCCCTCAGCGCGGCCAGCAGCCGCCGCAGCGCGGCGGCGTCGAGGAAGGGCAGGTCGGCGGAGAGGACGGCGACGTGCTCCGCGGTGACGAGCCGCAGCCCGGCCTCCAGGGCGGCGACCGGCCCGGCGCCGGGCGGCTCCTCGCGCGTCCAGCGCACCGGGCGGACGGTGGGCCGGGGGCCTGCGACGACGACGGTGGCGCGCGCGCCGGCGCAGGCGGCGAGCACCCGGTCGAGCAGGGTCCGCCCGCCGACCCGCAGGCCGGGTTTGTCGGCCCCGCCGAGCCGCCGGGCGGCGCCGCCCGCCAGCACGACGGCGTCGTACGGCGCGGCGGTCCCGGCGGGCGCGTGGTCGGTCACTCCCCGAGTATGTCCTGCCGGAGTCGCCCGCGGACGGTGCCCGGGCCACGGGGCGCACGTCACAGGGTGCGCAGCAGCACCGCCGGCTGTTCGACGCAGTCCGCCACGTACCGCAGGAAGCCGCCCGCCGTGCCGCCGTCGCACACGCGGTGGTCGAAGGTGAGGGAGAGCTGCACGACCTGGCGCACCGCCAGTTCGCCCTCGTGCACCCACGGCTTGGGGACGATGCGGCCGACGCCGAGCATGGCGGCCTCGGGGTGGTTGATGATCGGGGTGGAGCCGTCGACGCCGAACACCCCGTAGTTGTTCAGCGTGAAGGTGCCGCCGGTCAGGTCCCCGGGGGTCAGCGTTCCGGTCCGGGCCGCCTCGGTGAGCCGGGCGAACTCGGCGGTCAGCGACTCGGCGTCGCGCGCGTGGGCGTCCCGGACGACGGGCACGACCAGTCCGCGCTCGGTCTGGGCCGCGAACCCGAGGTGGACGTGGTCCAGCCGGACGATCTCGCGGGCCTCGGCGTCGACGCGGGAGTTCAGCTCCGGGTACCGGGCGAGGGCGGCGGTGCAGATGCGGGCGAGCAGCGCGAGCAGGGAGATCCTCGCTCCGCCGGCCGCGTTCATGGCGGCCCGCGCGCCCATGAGCCCGGTGGCGTCGGCGTCGACCCAGCAGGTGGCGTCCGGGATCTCCCGGCGGCTGCGGGAGAGCTTGTCGGCGACGGCACCGCGCACGTCCTTGAGGGGGGTGCGCGAGCCCGCGGCACCGGAAGCCGGAGCGTGCGCGGGGGCGGGGGCGACCGGGGCGGGGGCCGCCGGGGCGGGTGCCTCGGCCGTTCGGCCGCTCACCGCCCCGGCCCGCAGCGCGTCCTCGACGTCCGCGCGCAGGATCAGTCCCTCCGGGCCCGAGCCCACCAGGGCGCGCAGGTCCACGCCGTTGTCGCGGGCGAGCCTGCGCACCAGCGGGGAGATGACGGGGACGGGGCCCTCGGCGTGGGTCCCGCCCGCGGGGGCGGCGGCCGTCCCGGCCGGGGCCGGGGCGGCGGCCCCCGCGACGGCCCGGGACGCACCGCCCGGGGCCGGCGCCGCGCCGGCCCCGGCCCCGCCGTCCGCCGTCCCCCGCTCCGCGCGGGGGCGGGCCGTTCCGTTCGCCGTGCCCGTGCCCACCGGTGCCGGACGCACCCTGCGGCGGCGCGCCGGCGCCTCGGAGGTGCCGTAGCCGACCAGGACGTTGCCCGATCCCCCGCCGTCCCCGCCGTCCCCCCGTCCCCGGCGGGGGCGCCGGGGCCCACGGCCACCGTCAGCAGCGGGGCGCCGACGGGCAGCTCCGTGCCCTCCTCGCCGAAGCGCGCGGTGACCACGCCGCCGTAGGGGCAGGGCACCTCGACCATCGCCTTGGCCGTCTCGACCTCGACGACCGGCTGGTCGACGGCGACGACGTCGCCCACCTGCACCAGCCAGCGGACGATCTCCGCCTCGGTGAGTCCCTCACCGAGGTCGGGGAGCTTGAACTCCAGTACCTGTGCCATCAGCCCTCGGCCTCCCACTGCAGGCGCGCCACGGCGTCCAGGATGCGGTCGACGCCGGGCAGGTGGTGCCGCTCCAGCATGGGCGGCGGGTAGGGGAGGTCGAAGCCGGCCACGCGCAGCACCGGTGCCTCCAGGTGGTGGAAGCAGCGCTCGGTGATCCGGGCCGCGATCTCGCCGCCCGGCCCGCCGAACCCGGTCGACTCGTGCACGACGACCGCCCGTCCGGTGCGCCGTACGGACGCGCAGACCGTCTCGTCGTCGAAGGGCACCAGGGAGCGCAGGTCGACCACCTCCAGGTCCCAGCCCTCCGCCCGGGCGGCCTCGGCGGCCTCCAGGCAGACCGGCACGGAGGGGCCGTAGGTGACGAGCGTGGCGCTGCGGCCCGCGCGCCGGACCACGGCCCGCCCGATGGGCTCCACGTCCACGGGGTGCTCGGGGTTCCAGGAGTCCTTCGACCAGTACAGCCGCTTGGGCTCCAGGAAGACCACCGGGTCGTCGGAGGCGATGGCCCGGCGCAGCAGTCCGTAGGCGTCGGCGACGGTCGCGGGCGTGACCACGTGCAGGCCCGGGGTCGCCATGTAGTAGGCCTCGGAGGAGTCGCTGTGGTGCTCGACGCCGCCGATGCCGCCGCCGTAGGGCACGCGGACGGTGATCGGCAGGGGCATCCTCCCGCGCGTGCGGTTGCGCATCCGGGAGACGTGGCTGACCAGTTGCTCGAACGCCGGGTAGGCGAACGCGTCGAACTGCATCTCCACCACCGGGCGCAGGCCGTACATGGCCATGCCGACGGCGGTGCCGAGGATGCCGGCCTCGGCGAGCGGGGTGTCGGTGCAGCGGTCCTCGCCGAACTCCTTGGCGAGGCCGTCGGTGACGCGGAAGACACCGCCGAGGGTGCCGACGTCCTCACCCATGACGTGCACGGCGGGGTCGGCGGCCATCGCGTCGCGCAACGCGCGCGTGAGGGCCTGGGCCATGGTGGCGGGCTTGACGGCGACGGTGGTCATCGGTCGTCGCCTTCCCGGTGGGCGGGGCCGTCCGCGTCCTCGTGCTCGGCCTCCAGTTCGGCGCGCAGCAGGGCGCGCTGTTCGCGCAGTTGCGCGGTGGGCTCGGCGTAGACGTGGTCGAAGAGGGCCATGGGGTCGGTTCCGGGGTCCTGGTTCATGCGCTCGCGCAGGTCGGCGGCCATCGCCTCGGCGTCCTGCCGGGCGGCCTCGACGCCGGCCTCGTCGAGCAGGCCGCGCGCGGTCAGCTCGCGCTCCAGCAGCTGGACGGGGTCGTGGGCGCGCCAGGCCGCGACCTCGGCGTCGCCGCGGTAGCGGGTGGCGTCGTCGGCGTTGGTGTGGGCGTCGATGCGGTACGTCACCGCCTCCACCAGCGTCGGCCCGCCGCCCGCGCGCGCGTGGCGCACCGCGTCGCCGAGCACCTGGTGCACGGCGACGGCGTCGTTGCCGTCGACCAGCCGGCCCGGCATGCCGTAGCCGACGGCCTTGTGGGCCAGGGAGGGCGCGGCGGTCTGCTTGTCCAGCGGGACGGAGATGGCGAAGCCGTTGTTCTGCACCAGGAAGACGACCGGCGCCCGCCAGACGGCGGCGAAGTTCATCGCCTCGTGGAAGTCGCCCTCGCTGGTGCCGCCGTCGCCGACCATGGCGAGCGCGACCACGTCGTCGCCCTTGAGGCGGGCGGCGTGCGCGAGGCCGACGGCGTGCGGGAGCTGGGTGGCCAGCGGGGTGCTCAGCGGGGCCACGCGGTGGGCGCGGGGGTCGTAGCCGTTGTGCCAGTCGCCGCGCAGCAGGGTGAGGGCCTCGACGGGGTCCACGCCCCGGGCGACGACGGCGAGGGTGTCGCGGTAGCTGGGGAAGAGCCAGTCGCGCTCCTCCAGGACCAGCGCGGCGGCGACCTCGCAGGCCTCCTGGCCGGTGCTGGAGGGGTAGACGGCGAGACGGCCCTGCTTGGTGAGGGCGGTGGCCTGGACGTTGTAGCGGCGGCCGCGCACCAGGTGGCCGTAGAGCCGGCGCAGCAGGTCCGGGTCGGTCCCGGCGGCCGCCCCGGTGCCGAGGACGCGGTGGGGCTCGGCGTCGGGCAGCAGCGGCGCGGGGTCCATACGGGGCTGCCAGGCGGGCGGCGGCGACGGCCGGTACGCGCCCCGCTGCTCCAGAACCGTCATGACGGCACCTCCTCGTGGGAGCGGCTACGGGAGGCGCGTCGGCTGTGACCCGCCTCACCTACCGATTGTTCGGTCGTCGGCACAGTTTGGCTACGGGGCCCGTCAGGCTGTGGACAAACGGTTCTCCACAGCCTGCAATGAACGCAGAGCGTCCACGGCGGTGAGGCGGGGGGACATGGGGCCTGAACAAATGGCCGGAGGAGCGGACGACCGGGCCGTGCCGCCGCCGCGTCCGCTGGACGGCGTCGACCAGGACATCCTGGTGATCCTCCAGGCGGACGGGCGCGCCTCGATACGGTCCGTCGCCGAACGCGTCCACGTCTCCCGCGCCAACGCCTACGCCCGGATCAACCGCCTGGTCGAGGACGGGGTGATCCGGGGTTTCGGCGCGCGCGTCGATCACGAGCGGGCCGGGCACGGCACGTCGGCCTACATCACCCTCAAGATCGTCCAGAACACCTGGCGCACGGTCCGCGAGCAGCTCAGGAAGTTGCCCGGGGCCGCCCACATCGCCCTCGTGGGCGGTGACTTCGACGTCCTGCTGCTGGTGCACACCCCCGACAACAGGACGCTGCGCGAGGTGGTGCTGACCCGGCTCCAGGCGATCCCCGAGGTGCTGAGCACGCGCACGCTGCTGGTGTTCGAGGAGGAGGACGTGGAGCCGCAGGCCTGACGGCGCCGGAGCGGGCTCAGCCGCGCCGCAGGCCCGAGAAGACGAGCTGGACGACCGCGTCGGCCACCTCCCGGCCGCTCGCCCCGCGCACGTCCGGCCGGTACCACTCCACGATGGAGTTGATCATGCCGAACACCAGCCGGGTCGCCAGCCGCACCTCCACGTCGTCGCGTATGTCCCCGTCGGCCGCCGCCGCCTTCAGCAGCGCGGCCACCTCGTGGTCGAAGTCGCGGCGCCGCTCCAGCGCCCAGCGCTCGGTGGCGGTGTTGCCGCGCACGCGCAGCAGCAGCGTCACGTAGGGCAGCTCGGCGGTGAGGACCTCCACCATGCGCCGCACCACGTGCTCCAGCCGTTCGGCGGGCCGCCCCGCACGCGCCCGCTCCTCCTCCAGGATGGCGAACAGGCCGTCCAGCGCACGGCTGACGGCCCGGCGCAGCAGCTCCTCCTTGCCGCTGACGTGGTGGTAGATGGACGACTTGGAGATGCCGGCCGCCTTGGACAGGTGCTCCATGGAGGTGCCGTCGTAGCCGCGCTCGATGAAGACCTGGACGGCGACGGAGAGCAGCGACTCGGGGGTGTACGTGTCTCGCCTGGCGCTGGTCACGAGGAGCTCTCCCGCTTGTCCGTGGCGTACGCGTGGCGGTAGAGCGCGAGAGACGGCGCGTACCGGCCGGAGGGGTCGCGCAGGTGCAGGTCGTCCAGGAGCTCGTAGGCGAAGCCGCGGCCGAGCCTGCGGTCCCACTCGAAGGGGCCGAGCGGGTAGTTGACGCCCAGTCGCATCGCGGTGTCGACGTCCTCCTCGGTGGCCACGCCCTTGGCGACGGCGTCGTGCGCGAGGTCGATGATCCGGGCGACGGTACGGGCGACGATCATGCCGGGGACGTCGCCGATGACGCTGACCTCCTTGCCGAGCGCCTGGAAGAGGCCGATCGCCTCGGCGAGGGTCCGCGGGGCGGTGTCCTGGGAGGCGGACAGGGCGATCCGGGTGGCCCGGCGGTAGTCGAGGGCGAGGTCGAAGTAGACGACGTCGCGGAACTCCGCGGAGGTCTGGCCGTCGGCCAGGACGAGCTGGCCGCCGCTCGGCAGCACCAGCCGGGTGCCCTGGTCCTCGTCCTCCTCCCGGAGCGGGATGCCCGCCTCGCGGATCATCGCGAGCAGCTCGGCGGCCGGCCCGAGACCGCCCTCGGCGACGACGTGGGCGGGCGGCCGCTCCTGCTCGGCGGTGTGCGGCTCGGGGCGCTCGGCGCCCTCGGCGTGGTCGTACCAGCCGTGCCCGGACTTGCGGCCGAGGCGCCCGGACTCGACCAGGCGCCGCTGGGCCAGGGAGGGCGTGAAGCGGACGTCCTGGAAGAAGGACTGCCACACCGAGTGGGTGACGGACTCGTTGACGTCCTGGCCGATGAGGTCGGTCAGTTCGAACGCGCCCATCCGGAAGCCGCCCGACTCGCGCAGGACCGCGTCGATGGTGGCCGGGTCGGCGGCCTGGGCCTCGTGGACGGCGAAGGCTTCGGCGTAGAAGGGCCGGGCGATGCGGTTGACGATGAAGCCGGGGGTGTCCGCGCAGGCCACCGGGGTCTTGCCCCAGGCACGGGCGGTCTCGTACGCGCGCGTGGCCGACGTGACGTCGGTGGCGAACCCGGAGACGACCTCGACCAGCGGCAGCAGGGGGGCCGGGTTGAAGAAGTGCAGGCCCACGAAGCGCCCCGGGTGGCGCAGGGCGCCGCCGATGGCCGTCACCGACAGGGACGAGGTGTTGGTGGCGAGCAGGCAGTCCTCGGCGACGACCCCCTCCAGCTCGCCGAAGAGCTGCCGCTTGACGTCCAGCCGCTCCACGACGGCCTCGACGACGAGCGCGCAGTCCGCCAGCTCCGCGAGTCCCGCGGCGGGCCGGAGCCGGGCGCGGGCCGCGTCCCGGTCGGCGGCGGTGAGCCGGTCCTTGGCCACGAGCCGGTCGAGACGGGCGCAGATCGCCTCCACCGCGTCCCGGGCGCGCCCGGGAACCGCGTCGTGGAGCCGCACGGGGTGGCCGGCGACCAGCGCGACCTGGGCGATGCCCTGGCCCATGGTGCCGGTGCCGACGACGGCCACGGGGCCGCTGGGGTCGAGTGCTGTCATGAGCGCGATCCTCCCGCACGGGGTTGTCCACGGATGCGGTGGACCCCCTTGTACCGACCGATCGTTCGGTTACTCTAGCTCTGACCGCCCGATCCCGCTGCCTTCATTGCCAGGTCAATGAACCCGACGGGGAGTTCACCAGACGAGGAGTTGGTCCCGCATGGCCGCCGAACTGACCGCCCACGAGCTGATCGCCGAGCACCGGCCCACTCTCGACCAGGCCCTGGAAGCGATCCGCACGCGCGCCTACTGGTCCCCGCACCCCGAGCACCCCAAGGCCTACGGGGAGCACGGCAGCCTCGACGCGGCGGCGGGCAGGGCCGCGTTCGACGCCCTGCTCGGCACCCGCGTGGACCTCGGCCAGCCCGGTACGGACGACTGGGTGGGCGGCGAGGTCTCGCCGTACGGCGTCGAGCTGGGCGTCACCTACCCGCACGCGGACCTGGACGTGCTGCTGCCCGCGATGGGGGCCGGACAGCGCGCGTGGCGCGACGCGGGCCCGGAGGTCCGCGCGGTGGTCTGCCTGGAGATCCTCAAGCGGATCAGCGACCGGACCCACGAGTTCGCGCACGCGGTCATGCACACCAGCGGCCAGGCCTTCATGATGGCGTTCCAGGCGGGCGGCCCGCACGCCCAGGACCGCGGCCTGGAGGCGGTGGCGTACGCCTACGCGGAGCAGGTCCGCACGCCCGGCACGGCGGAGTGGACCAAGCCGCAGGGCAAGCGCGACCCGCTCGTGCTGGACAAGCGCTTCACCCCGGTGCCGCGCGGCATCGGCCTGGTCATCGGCTGCAACACCTTCCCGACGTGGAACGGCTACCCGGGTCTGTTCGCCTCGCTGGCCACCGGCAACGCGGTCCTGGTCAAGCCGCACCCGCGCGCGGTGCTGCCGCTCGCGCTCACCGTGCGGGTCGCCCGGGACGTGCTCGCCGAGGCCGGTTTCGACGCCAACCTGGTCGCGCTGGCCGCCGAGCGCCCGGGCGAGGGCATCGCTAAGACCCTCGCCACCCGCCCCGAGATCCGGATCATCGACTACACCGGCTCCACGTCCTTCGGTGACTGGCTGGAGGCCAACGCCCGCCAGGCGCAGGTCTACACGGAGAAGGCCGGCGTCAACACGGTGATCGTGGAGTCCACCGGCGACTACCGCGGCATGCTGGCCAACCTGGCCTTCTCGCTGTCCCTGTACAGCGGCCAGATGTGCACCACCCCGCAGAACCTGCTCATCCCGCGCGCCGGCATCCGCACCGACCAGGGCGCCAAGACCTTCGACGAGGTGACCGCCGACCTCGCCCGCGCGGTCGACGGCCTGCTCGGTGACGACGCCCGGGCGAACGCGCTGCTGGGTGCCATCGTCAACCCGGACGTGAAGGCCCGCCTGGAGGCGGCCGCCGGTCTCGGC
This is a stretch of genomic DNA from Streptomyces sp. TG1A-8. It encodes these proteins:
- a CDS encoding TetR/AcrR family transcriptional regulator; amino-acid sequence: MTSARRDTYTPESLLSVAVQVFIERGYDGTSMEHLSKAAGISKSSIYHHVSGKEELLRRAVSRALDGLFAILEEERARAGRPAERLEHVVRRMVEVLTAELPYVTLLLRVRGNTATERWALERRRDFDHEVAALLKAAAADGDIRDDVEVRLATRLVFGMINSIVEWYRPDVRGASGREVADAVVQLVFSGLRRG
- a CDS encoding 3-hydroxyacyl-CoA dehydrogenase: MTALDPSGPVAVVGTGTMGQGIAQVALVAGHPVRLHDAVPGRARDAVEAICARLDRLVAKDRLTAADRDAARARLRPAAGLAELADCALVVEAVVERLDVKRQLFGELEGVVAEDCLLATNTSSLSVTAIGGALRHPGRFVGLHFFNPAPLLPLVEVVSGFATDVTSATRAYETARAWGKTPVACADTPGFIVNRIARPFYAEAFAVHEAQAADPATIDAVLRESGGFRMGAFELTDLIGQDVNESVTHSVWQSFFQDVRFTPSLAQRRLVESGRLGRKSGHGWYDHAEGAERPEPHTAEQERPPAHVVAEGGLGPAAELLAMIREAGIPLREEDEDQGTRLVLPSGGQLVLADGQTSAEFRDVVYFDLALDYRRATRIALSASQDTAPRTLAEAIGLFQALGKEVSVIGDVPGMIVARTVARIIDLAHDAVAKGVATEEDVDTAMRLGVNYPLGPFEWDRRLGRGFAYELLDDLHLRDPSGRYAPSLALYRHAYATDKRESSS
- the paaN gene encoding phenylacetic acid degradation protein PaaN, encoding MAAELTAHELIAEHRPTLDQALEAIRTRAYWSPHPEHPKAYGEHGSLDAAAGRAAFDALLGTRVDLGQPGTDDWVGGEVSPYGVELGVTYPHADLDVLLPAMGAGQRAWRDAGPEVRAVVCLEILKRISDRTHEFAHAVMHTSGQAFMMAFQAGGPHAQDRGLEAVAYAYAEQVRTPGTAEWTKPQGKRDPLVLDKRFTPVPRGIGLVIGCNTFPTWNGYPGLFASLATGNAVLVKPHPRAVLPLALTVRVARDVLAEAGFDANLVALAAERPGEGIAKTLATRPEIRIIDYTGSTSFGDWLEANARQAQVYTEKAGVNTVIVESTGDYRGMLANLAFSLSLYSGQMCTTPQNLLIPRAGIRTDQGAKTFDEVTADLARAVDGLLGDDARANALLGAIVNPDVKARLEAAAGLGEVALASREVANPEFPDAVVRTPVIVKLDGAKPDDEAACMSECFGPVSFAVAVDSVTDAVELLRRTVREKGAMTVGAYTTDDEVERAIEEVCLDEAAQLSLNLTGGVYVNQTAAFSDFHGSGGNPAANAALCDAAFVANRFRVVEVRREA